In Eretmochelys imbricata isolate rEreImb1 chromosome 14, rEreImb1.hap1, whole genome shotgun sequence, a genomic segment contains:
- the LOC144274058 gene encoding LOW QUALITY PROTEIN: olfactory receptor 6P1-like (The sequence of the model RefSeq protein was modified relative to this genomic sequence to represent the inferred CDS: inserted 3 bases in 2 codons): MYFFLGNLSCLEICYTTTILPWMLASLLTGDRTISVSGCITQLYFFCALAATECCLLAAMSYGRYLAICKPLHYSTLMNTGFFLQLVAGSWLXACLASTIFVLFLSQLTFCGPNDIDHFYCDVIPPIELSCSDTHWLVSCVFTLHPFLLTLTSYVCIIASIXRIPSTTSRQKAFSTCSSHLIVVTIFYGTLMIVYMLLKLIL, encoded by the exons atgtacttcttcctggggaatttgtcctgcttggagatctgctacaccacaaccatcctgccctggatgctagccagtctcctgactggggacagaaccatctcagtcagtggctgcatcacacaactgtatttcttttgtgctctggcagctacagaatgctgcctcctagcagcgatgtcttatggtcggtatttagcaatatgtaaaccactgcactattcaactcttatgaatacTGGGTTTTTCCTCCAGTTGGTTGCTGGGTCCTGGT AAGCTTGTTTGGCTAGTACtatctttgttttattcctatcacagttaacattctgtggcccgaatgatattgaccatttctattgtgatgtCATCCCACctatagagctctcctgcagtgacacacacTGGTTAGTGTCCTGTGTATTCACCCTGCATCCATTCCTACTAACCCTGACATCCTACGTGTGTATCATTGCCAGCAT CAGAATCCCCTCCACCACCagtaggcaaaaggccttttccacctgctcctctcacctcattgtggtgacaattttctatggaaccctaatgattgtctacatgctactgaaac tcatcctgtga
- the LOC144275034 gene encoding olfactory receptor 6N1-like: MADCRNQTAITEFFLLGFGDLPDLQILLFLMFLVIYMATVVGNTLIVVLVVADQHLHSPMYFFLGNLSCVETCYTSAIVPQMLASLLTGDRTVSVSGCIIQLYFFGSLVATECCLLAAMSYDRYLAICKPLHYLTLMNIRFSFQLGAGSWLNGFLGITIFVLFLSQLIFCGPNEIDYFYCDALPLIELSCSDTHQVILVDFILACVFTLPPFLLTLTSYMCIIATILRIPSTTGRQKAFSTCSSHLIVVTIFYGTLMIVYMLPKRDTLRDLNKVLSLCYTVLTPLVNPLIYSLRNKEVKEALRKAVSKCGFRKNVQRL, translated from the coding sequence atggcagactgcagaaaccaaacagccatcactgaattcttcctcctgggattcggggatctccctgacctgcaaattcttctcttcctgatgttcctagtgatctacatggcaaccgtggttgggaacaccctcattgtggtgctcgttgtggctgatcagcatcttcacagccccatgtacttcttcctggggaatttgtcctgcgtagagacctgctacacctcagcCATCGTGCCccagatgctggccagtctcctgactggggacagaaccgtctcagtcagtggctgcatcatacaactgtatttctttggttctctggtggctacagaatgctgtctcctagcagcgatgtcttatgatcggtatttagcaatATGTAAACCCCTGCACTATTTAACTCTTATGAATATCAGGTTTTCCTTCCAGTTGGGTGCTGGCTCCTGGTTAAATGGTTTTTTGGGTATTACCATCTTTGTcttattcctatcacagttaatattctgtggcccaaatgaaattgactatttctattgtgatgccctcccactgatagagctctcctgcagtgacacccaccaGGTCATATTGGTGGATTTCATACTAGcctgtgtattcaccctgcctccattcctactaaccctgacgtcctacatgtgcatcatcgccaccatcctgagaatcccttccaccaccgggaggcaaaaggccttttccacctgctcctctcacctcattgtggtgacaattttctatggaaccctaatgattgtctacatgctaccgaaacgtgatacactgagagacctaaacaaagtgctctctctttgctacacggtcctgactcccctggtaaaccccctcatctacagcctgagaaacaaagaagtcaaggaagctttgaggaaagcagtcagtaaatgtggctttcgcaaaaacgtgcagagactctga